The sequence below is a genomic window from Rhodococcus sp. 4CII.
AAACGCAGCTCGACCAGCCCTGCTTGGCCCTTTGCGAACTCATCGGCGGCCGAGGGATTCTCGGACAACCATTCGAAGTACGGCTTCCCGAAAGCCGCTGAAAACGATTCCTTCCCCGTTCGGATCGAATGGGCTGCGTGCCCCCACACGAGGTACGCCTCGTTCGACATCAAGCCGACCAAGTGCCGAAGCGAGCCCGGAGTGTCTGCCCGCAGGAGCTCACCGGCCTCCGTCAACGCAAATCGTCCTCCGCCGTCTTCCTCGAGCAATCCCTCCGCGACGAGTACCCGCAAGAATCGGCCAAGCGCGTCGGCGTCGGCTCCCACGCTCGCCGCGAGATCGTCGAGCACGCACGCGCCGTCCGCCAACCGGTCGGGCACACCCAGTCCACAGACGGCTGAAATTGATTGGGAAACGATGTATCCCATGATTTGTTTTCTGACTCGGTGGATGATGTCGCTCATGTTCACGCCACCTCGGACAGCCGCGGGAAGAGTGACTTCGTGGCAGTACTTTGCAAATACGAAGCGCCTGCCGTCCCGCCGGTGCCCGGTACCGATCCGATGACTTTCAGGGTGATGCCCCAGTGGCCTCGCTTCATCGCACCCCACGCACGGTCCAGGCGCCGCATCGATGCCTCGAGAACGCTTGCATCCGGATGCCTTTTCGGCATCGCGAGATAGACGTCCTGCAACGTAGCCTCCCCGACATCAATTTTCGCACTGTGCTCGAAGTCGCCAGGATCAATTGGAGCGCACGCGAACTCGACTTCACGAAACGCGCGCGACTGCACCGCGCTCCGCCCATGGGTGAAGCCGCGAATAATCGAGAAGGCGTCGACCGGCATCGTCGTCAGAACCCGAAAGAGCGCAGGCACCGCTTCGAGACGGATCGATGCCTGGTCGAGGCGCTCCTTTGCCGCTACGGCCAGACCGTGGTGCACGTCACTGATCGCCATCGAAATCGCCGTCGCAACCTGCCGATACAGACCTTCGAAGATCTGGATGCAGCGGATGAACATCTGCTCGTCGTGCAGGCGAGTCGTCGGCAACAACGTCAGCCGAACGGCAGTTCCGATCTCGTCGGGGACACCGTTGAGAGCCGGCGCGGCGACTGACGCAAAAGAACTGTAGTTCGTGCCCGGCTGAGCAAGCGCCTCGAGGCCGGCCGCAGCCACGGAAGGGTCGAGCGAGAAATCGGGTGCGAGCCTCGCGAGTTGTGTCACGACCCGCGTCGCTGCACGCGCCCTGACAGCCTGGGGTGAGTGTGGCGACCTCCCGAGGGCTCGCGCCTCCAGCAACGCGAGGTCCAGGGCCGCGGCAGCTACGAATGCGTCGACACGCTGCACGTCATCGGACCCGACGACCTGGTCGAAATAGTCGAGCCCGACGTATGAGAAATAGTCTCCGTCCTGCGCATCGAACGTCATCGGTAGCCAGGCACCGAGAACATGATTCGCACGGTTGTTGCCGTGGAAGTTTCGCAGCATGGCGACCAGGTGGGGCCGGACCCCGTGACGCCCGACTGTCCGGTAATGGTCCGCGACAGCCGCACGGGGAAACTCCGAGTACCCCGCCTCCCATTGTCTGAGCGCATTCTCGATATTGCGGCCGGCCAATTCTTCGGTCGTCGCGTCAGCAGCCTGAAGACACGTGCCCCCGACGCCGATCACGCCGGAACGAACGAATTTCTCCTCGGCTTCGAGCATCGTTTCGGAAATCAATGCGAAACTCGCCTTTCATCCTTACTGCGGTGTTCAGCAATCTTCGACGGCGCGCGGCGAATGCGGATAGACACCCTAGGGAGATTTCCCGGCACCCTTCTACTGGGGGTGACGATTTCAACCCTGGGGTGGCTGTCCATCCGGCACACACGTGCCCAGGATTGGGAACGACACAGAGCTCGAGCCAGGTCGATAGCAGCTATTTCGTTCGCACGTGCCTCACAGAAGGAAGAAATCTATGCACATAATCGCCAGAAACGCACTCGAGACGATCAACGAAGCGGTTGTCGGCGGGAACATACACGACCTGGGTGTCGTCAAGATATTCAGCCGGCACCCTCAGTTGGCGCAATTCATTCCCACTTCCAGCAATCTGGCGATCAGCTGGGTCCGGTTGGAGTGCGGTGAGGTGCTGGCGGTGCACAAGCACCCGGAGTCCAGCCTGATCCTGATCTGCGAAGGTTCCGGACGAACGATGGGCGATGCAGAGCAGGAGGTCGTTGCGGGAGACATGATCCTCGTACCCGGCGACTCCTGGCACGGCTTCGAAGGAACCCAGAACGGTTTCTGGGCGCTCTCGATCCAGTTCAACGGCAAGGCCCTCTACGAGGACGCCGAGAAGCCGAACGCGGTGTTTGCAAGCGAGGTACCGAATCGGGCGGCTGTGCTCCTGGCAGACAACGAGAATTACCTGCAGCAATTCGGAACCAGCCGCCTGTTGCAGCTGATCGACGACCCCTCGTTCGACAACCCATCAGTTCGGGAACGGCTGCTCGACTGCCAGCAAACCTGGTCGGACGTGTTTCAGGACCTGCTGCACCTGCGTGTCGCGATGACCACCGATGCGGCGCACAAGCAGGTAGCGCTCGACCATCTGGTCGAGGAACTGGGCCATAACGACAACCTGCGCAACCAACGGGGATCAGCTCACGCACCGGTCACCGATGCGACGTTCGTATCGACAATGGAGTGGTTCAGGCATCAAATGCTGTACCGGAGCGACATGGTGCGCACTCTTCTGATGCATGTGGTGCTGGAAGGTAGTGGCGAAATCTGGCACCGGGAAGCGGCGCGCGCGTTTCCGGCAATCCCGCACTTCCAAGAACACGGAGACGACGACGGCGAGCACGTGAGCATGGGTATGGATCTGCTCGATCGAGCAACGCCGGCCGAGATCCGAGAACTCCGCGAAGCACTCGCCGAGGGATGGAAGATGATCACGCAATTGTGCGACAGAATCGCGTCGATCGCCCTGGCCGACACGGCGGTCCCCACGTACTCCACATGCTGAGCGTCCTCAGGAAAATGGTCTGGTTCGAGGTTCCCAAACCTCGAACTCGGCTCGACCCATCGCCCAACGCCGCGCACCTCGCCAGGTGGCACCGGTGGTGTGATGCGGCGCAGCGGGACAGCGTGAACGCGCCCCGAGGCGAGCGACTCAGCAGATCCGTATTCGGCGGGCTCCGTCGTGACATCATGCTCGGGCTCGTGGCCATCGCGATCAATGCAGGATGCGCCTTCGGTGCTGCGATCACGCTGAAATCGCTGATCCAGCACCTCGTCGCCGGCGGTTCAGCGCTCACGACGAACCTCATGCTGGGCATCACCTGCATCGTGCTGACGTACTTGGCGTGGCTTGCGTTGAATCACACCTTCATGCAAGCCGACGTGGTAGGCATCGGAGCCCGGACGTACGTCGAACAAAGGCTGCTGCACAAGAAACGCAGCGTTTCCCCTTCCGACCAACCAGTCGACCTTGTCACAATGCTGGACCGGGAGGCATCACGCGTCGAAAATGCCTGGTCAGGACTGATTTTCATCATTCTGGCACTCGCAACCATCTCCTTTACCTCCGCGTACTTCTTCGTGGCGCTGGGGTTGAGTGCTCTGGCGGCTCTGTCGGTGATTCTCATCAGTTCCGGGGTGATCTACTGGAACGCCAAACAATTGAATGCCGCGCATGCCGCACTATCGGCGATGGCGGCAGATCGCATCGAAGTCGGCCTGTTTTCGATGAACAATCGCCTACTCGCGTGGCTCAAGAACTGGAACGACGAACTTTTTCGGCGCTATGCCGACAAGCGAGACGGTGAGGAGCGCGCGCTCCTGAAAGCGGCGCGTCTTGTCGCGCGGATCAACCTCATATCGACGCTCACTCCGGTCGTTGCCATGCTTGCCGCGGTATTTACCCAGCTGGCCCACGTCGGGTACGTCGATCCAGCGGGCCTGTTGTCCGCAATGGCGCTGGTCGGAGGTTTGAAATCCGTCGCTAACAATATTCCCTTCATTGTTCAGAGCCTTTCCCAGGGCATCGTCGGGCACACCAATGTCGCGAAGTATTTATCCAGTCCCCACCCGCTGAACACCGATTCGACGGCAACGCGCCTACCGGCAACAACGGCGAAGCACATCGCCGTGGTCGGCGGGGCAGGCAGTGGCAAGACTTCCGTTCTGAAAATCGGTGCACGCCGCAGCAGCCAAGTGAGCAGCAAAACGTTCT
It includes:
- a CDS encoding cupin domain-containing protein codes for the protein MHIIARNALETINEAVVGGNIHDLGVVKIFSRHPQLAQFIPTSSNLAISWVRLECGEVLAVHKHPESSLILICEGSGRTMGDAEQEVVAGDMILVPGDSWHGFEGTQNGFWALSIQFNGKALYEDAEKPNAVFASEVPNRAAVLLADNENYLQQFGTSRLLQLIDDPSFDNPSVRERLLDCQQTWSDVFQDLLHLRVAMTTDAAHKQVALDHLVEELGHNDNLRNQRGSAHAPVTDATFVSTMEWFRHQMLYRSDMVRTLLMHVVLEGSGEIWHREAARAFPAIPHFQEHGDDDGEHVSMGMDLLDRATPAEIRELREALAEGWKMITQLCDRIASIALADTAVPTYSTC